From the Lemur catta isolate mLemCat1 chromosome 1, mLemCat1.pri, whole genome shotgun sequence genome, the window CAACCTGGAaacccagggaagagctgatgttgTGGCTGGAGTCCGGGGGCGTCTGCAGGAGAACTCCCTCTTTCCCAGGGacctcagtctctctctcttagGGCTTTCCACTGATGGAATGAGGCCTGCCCACTGAATGGAGGCTATTCTGATTTATTCAGAATCTACTTACTTAAAAGTTAATCTCacctacaaaataccttcacagcaacctctagactggtgtttgaccaaatatgtAGGTACTGTGGCCCAGCcatgttgacacataaaatgaaccCTCACAGATGGCTAGAGCCATTCCACCTGATACTCCAGGGGATGTCCTTGACAGTGCTTCTGCAGAAATGTACTAGGTACCTTTGAGCAATTGGGAGTCATGAACTCTCACCCTAGAATGACATATGCTCGTGCATATACAATCTTGTGGACAACTGTAGGGGTTATGGATCCGTGCTTGGAGCCTATCTAGGGATCCTAAGGAGTCAGTGATTCTCTGGTTAGAATCCATGTTGCAGGCCCTTTTGTTCTTGGGCAGCATCATGTGACTAGTGTCCTCTGTCTGTGGCTCTGTGTCCTTGTTGAGAAAGGCAGAGCTGCCTTCAGGGAACTGGGCTCGTTGCTGGGAGTCGGAGCCTTTCCTGGTCACCGTGCCCCACGTGGCTCGTACAGTCCTTACAACAGCGCTTACCCTGACTTtacagaggaggggacagaggcgtggagaagttaagtcacttgtccaaggcaGGACAGCAGATAAGCGGCAGAGCAGGACCTGAAGCCAGGCTCAGACGCAGGCTTGACTGATACCTCTGTACCCACCCAGGGGAGGGAGACTGTACGTGGGTCACACGGAAGTTGTTCTGTCCTCACGTTAGCTCCTCATTTCTATGGGTTGGTGTTATCACAGAACTGCTACTATGGGCTGTGAGTCGAGTCCTTTCTCTGACATTCTCACTTTCTAGATGCTGGTCTTTCAGGGCGATGGGCTTCCAAAGCGCAGATTATGAAGTGAGTGGTTCCTGTGTGAGCTGGCAGTCTCTCACACTAGGCTTAGGATAGCCTTTAGTTTAGGAGAATCTTGACTTTCATTTCTCCTGACTTGTAGCTAAACCGCGTGAATGGCACATCATCACCACAGTCGCCCCTGAGCACGTCTGGCAGGGTCGCTGCTGTGGGGCCGTACATCCAGGTTCCCAGTGCCGGAAGCTATCCTGTCCCGGGGGACCCTATAAAGCCCCAGTCTCTCACTATTGCTTCAAATGCTGCCCACGGAAGATCCAAATCCAGTAAGTGGCCCGGCCTCTTCCTGGGGGAGAATTCAGGGGCTGGAAAGGAAGGGGGGGTGGGGTGCagcagggcggggctggggctcctgagGCTCCGCCTTACGTCAGCTCCAGGCTCAGCTCCCCTTGGGGTGCCTGGTCTCTCTGGGCAGCGTTTGGGGAGCTGTGCGCCACCTCAGTAATGACCCTAACATGAGACCAAATTCTCTTTATTGAACTGAAGGTCTCTGCTGTGTGGCTGTTCAAAACACAGGAGAGTtaaattaattagttaaaatTCTGACCCTCAAGTATTCTCTTATACCTCAGGTTTGTTTGCCCCTGAGGGCATTGGCTTCAGCCAGGCGAAAGGGCTGTCCCTATAAACAGAGCACTGTCACTGGTCCTTCCTGACCCACTCAGCACGCTCTGCACTGATCAAAGTCCACAAACCACTGCTTTGGTCTTTGCACAGTTGTGCTGTGTAAGGACTTGGGCCTCCAGCTCCACGCTCGAGCACACTGACGTGCGACAGCCCAGCCAAGCACAAGGCGAGCTCTCCAGTCTGATTGGATTTTAAACCAATGTGTTAAAAAGTCAGGATTTCTTTGCAATAAGACTTTCTTTATGACTGGGGTTGACACATTTTCTGTAACATACAGCATCAGGAATCCATGTCCTGACATTCaaaacattctttcatttatgaaaacaatAATTCCACTCTCTGGCCATCAGACCTATATTTTGAGCCCCTTTTTTCAGGATTGGTGGTCAGTtcttgttggttttttgtttgcttcattCTCTCCTGCCTGGTGCCTGGTATGAACAGCAGCACGTCTGCTCCTTCTGAGGAGCGTGGGGCTTGCTCTGAACCCGGTAAGAGGGAGGCGCTGCCAGCCCTCCTGGCCATGAGCCCTGCTCACATCTGTTGCGGCCGCATCTCAGCACCCAGCAGCAGTCTGGTCAGCGTGAACCCCTAACTGAGCTTTCTTTGATAGGCTGTTGTTTATAGTTTGAACCATCCATGTAGGAGTAGATATTCTTTTGTTTCCAGTAGCAGGTAATTCACACAGCCAGCTACTTCCCTGCTAAGTTCATTTGAAAATTGCCACGCTGAGAATTCCCCTTTCTCTGTCAGTGTGTCCCATGCTGCCTCACAGGGTTTGCAAGAAGACACCTTACGGAACCCTAGCCTTGGTCCTTCCACTGGGGCTTACCGTGACTGGACACAGAAAACCTGTGTTAACCCCAAACTGGGGGCAGAATCTCAGCCCAGACGTAGAACTGGGACATAAACCCCCCCTGTGGGGACTCTTAACCCTCGCTGTTGGCTGTCCTGGTTCTGTGTCAAACAGATGGCCATAGTAAACCCAGAGTGACCAGCTCGTGGACAGTGTCAGACCTCGACGTCGGGCCTGACTGCGGCTCCTCGCAGCACTCGGCAAGCCCATTCATAAACCGTATGTTGGCTGACAGGCTTGGCGGGGCGCCCTCTTTAATATGTGCAAAATCAATaatcatttgtttttccaaaCTGAAAAAGCTCTGCTCATCATATCTAGACTTAAAAAAGATACCACACAAACATCACTTGTTTTAATAGGTGTGAAGTTTACACGGGGCCACACACCTGATCTCATCCTCAGAAAGGGTTTGACACCAAGGGACAGATGCTGGCACAGCACAAGTTTTGTTTTGGAGGctttttggtttgcattttaaacattaaggtgatttttctgagttcattGTGAGgcctttgcttttttgttttgtttttttttttttttttttttgagacagagtctcagtctgtcgcCCTAGGTAgatagagtgtagtggcgtcgtcatagcgcactgcaacctcaaactcctgggctcaagtgatcctcctccctcagcctcccaagtagctgggactacaggcatataccactacacctggccgatttttctatttttgtagagataaggtctcgctcttgttcaggctagtctcgaactcctgagctcaagctgtcctcctgccttggcctcccagggtgctaggattataggcgtgagccactgtgcctggccgagactttgatttttatcattatacttgaaaataattgttcctttataataaaaataagtgatcTTCCTTCTGTGTCCCCTGCCTTGTtgtgaagaaaggagaaaattgctTTTTAGTCCCCCCATGGTTGGTTTCCATAAAATATCCCATTGCTGGGGGATTTCAGAAGCGGCTAGACAGCCAGTTTCCCTGTGACCCGGTGGGAGGGTACAGAAATGCAGCTCCCTTGGCACTggtcccaccctccctcctgggTCTCAAGTGGGCCCCGCTTTTCCCCATCAGCCCTGAGTGTTCATCCGGGTGCATCCTTGGCGAGCCTGTGAGTTTTGGGCCTGTATATCCTTGGCATCTAACATGTAACCAAGAGAGGATGAAAGCACACACACTCCTGGCCTGGAAGGGGCTGACAGGCTACATGAAGCTAGGTGACAGTTTGTGCTAGGGCCTTAGAATGCCTCACCAGGGCCCGCGTGTCTTGGAACCCCCTGCCTGGGGCCTGGAGTGCCGTTGAGCAGTGTAGTGACTGAACCCCAGTTGCAACCCCAGCACCGGGGTCCAGTGCTGCTGCAGCGGCGTCTGGCTTAGGCAGAGGCAGCGCACAACTACCGTGGTGGGGCCCAGGCTCGCTGCCTTACGCGGGCCTGCAGAGAGTGTGGTGAGAGGCTTGTTCTTTGTGTTCTGTGAGCCAAAGGTTTTGGCTCGAGCACTGTGAGGACCAGTGACTTCTCTGCTGCTGCTTAGTCATCCCCTCCTGCCTGCGCTGGCATGTGGGATGTGGGAAGGGGATGTGCTGTTGCTAGGAGGGCCCAACACAGTCCCCTCTGGTGTCTGTCCCTATTGCTGATGGCACTAGCAGTGTTGACCCCTTCAGTCCAGCTCAGCATCTGTGCCTATTAAGGACAAAAACAGGAGCCTGAGTCATGGGTTAGAAGTCTGACCCCACAGATGTTCTCACGGACGTAGGTCACTGTGAGGGACCCTGTGATGCCAGGGAATGCCTCTGTACCCTTTTTCAGTTTGGAAAATGCTCTGTAGAGAACATATTGTCTCAGTGGCTTTCCTGAAAACTCGCTTTGATGACGGGCTTTCTAATCACTGCAGCAGAATGGCAGTCGCTCCTGCTGCCACTTAATCACTGGGAACTTGCTCTGGCCTCCTGTGATCACAAATTATTTTAGAGGATAGAAATTTCTAACAGATTAATGTAgagtgtttattttaataatgaaagtaGTACAGGTCAAACCTATTATGAGGTCAAAAGGTGAATCCTTTTTGATTGTTGcatgtaatttataaatagtGTTTGAAAAATGCCAACGCTTAGTGGTGGTGTTATAATGGGTTTGACCTGTATTTCAAAGGGGCGTAGCCCTGGGACTGCACTCGCTGAGCCTGCGTGTGGTCTTCGAGGCTCTGGTAACACTGGAAAGCGATGTGGGCGCCACCTTCGGTCCCGCGCACGGGTCGGTGGGTCTTAGACAGCGGCTCGGCATGCGGGTGGGGAGGCTGCTCGGGGTGCGGAGCTCCGGCAGGACGGGCCGGCCCGGTGCTGTTCGTTTCTGGCAGGGTGTTATCTTCGGTCGGTTCaactaattttaagaaaaattttactcaaattctttattcttttcaagCTAATGATGGAAACTGGCCGACATTAAAACAGAATTCTAGCTCTTCAGTGAAACCAACACAGATGGCCAGTGCGGACTGGAAGGACCCGGGCATGGAGGGGACGCTCAGGCAGGGCACCATCTCAAGCCAGCCTTTGCCCTTCTCAGCGTTAGGAGCCACGGAGAAGCCGGTAGGTCGTTTGCCTTTATTACAGAACACAAACAAGTTCTTAACGGCATCACTCATCTGCCTTCATCTTAAGTAAGGGGTAGAGTTGTCATGAGGCAGATTAATCCTGTTGGTGTCCACATCACACCCAGAGCCCTAAGTGGGTTCCTGGACTTGAGAGCCTGGGCGGGGCACAGGGGCCTTCTGGCCGGGACTCGTGCGTCGGCCTGCAGTGTGCCTCTGCTCCGGTCACCGCCTCAGGGAACACAGAGCCACCGTGCGTTCTCTTGGGACTGTGGATCGAAATTGGCTTAACTTTTCAAAGactgactttgtttttcttcttaacatCTAAATTTAGGGCATCGAGATTGGTAAAGTGCCACCTCCCATCCCTGGTGGGGGCAAGCAGCTGCCCCCAAGCTATGGGACACACCCCAGTCCTACGCCGCTGGGTCCCGGGTCGACCAGCTCtctagagagaaagaaggaaggcagcTTGCCCAGACCTGGTGCAGGCTTGCCCGGCCGCCAGAAGCCAGGCCCACTGCCCCCGACAGGCAGCGCCTCCCAGCCAGGCTCCTCACAGCAGATTCAGCAGAGGATTTCTGTGCCGCCAAGTCCCACGTACCCAGCGGGGCCACCTGCATTTCCAGCCGGAGACAGCAAACCCGAACTCCCGCTGACGGTGGCCATTAGGCCCTTTCTGGCTGATAAAGGGTCAAGGCCACAGTCTCCCAGGAAAGGCCCCCAGACAGTGAATTCAAGCTCCATATACTCCATGTACCTCCAGCAGGCCACACCACCTAAGAATTACCAGCCGGCGGCGCACAGCACCTTAAATAAGTCAGTTAAAGCAGGTACGGTGGGCTTACACTCTCCTTCTCTTCGGGCTAggaaattatacttttaattaataaaatactaatCCATATCCTCACATTTGGGCCACATGCTATTTAGAATTAACTTAATTCCTACATTAAAGCACAGCCTTGGGTGTCGGTGTGAGATGGAAGTAAGAGGGGAGACGCCTGGAGTGAGGAGTTTGCAGGTGGCTTGGGGCTCTCTGGCTGCTGGTCTGAGCATCTACCTCCCTGTGCTGCTTGGGGAAGGGTGAGATCCAGGgatttcctcttttccctcctgcTTCGTGGTAACTTGTGCCAGGAGCTACCCATGGAGCAGCGAGTGGCTTTGCTGCTTAGGAGCCTCCCCCACAACTCCATGGGGGAGAAGAGCCTTGGTTTGAGGTGTTCTAGGAAGGCAGATGAGAGGATGAGTCCCACACGTTGCACCGAGGCCGGTGACCCTCACAAGAGGGTCTGGTGGGTCAGGTCTAGGCTGGGGCCTCCTAAGACATTCTTGGGCACTGGCTGCAGCTTCCAGACTCACGGTTCAGGGGTTCCTGGGTGGAGGTCACCCTGCCCAGGGACCTCCCCAGTGGTGGCGTGGTGTTTACCTGTGGGCAGGTTCTGGCCACGGTGGAAAAGACCTAGACATTATCAGGAGCTCCTGGCCCACCAGGTGAAACCTTCCCGCTCTGAGGAGGGACATGTTCTTGAATTACTCTAAGGGTTTATAGCACTTTTATCTCTCTCCTTGGCCAGAAAACAAGGCAGGCTTGAGGCAAGGAAAGTCAGGTTagcaattttttctcttttggaaatgcCCCAATTCTGGAAACCCCGACATAAAAACGCATACAGTAGAGAGATACTGCACCTTTCTCAAGGAGTCAGGGAGGTTCTTGGAACAGGTTTCCTCAGGATTTAAAGCTTGACTCTAACAGCGGCAGCGGGTTTGCATGTCTTGCATGTCTGTGTAGGAGCCCAGCTCTCGTGGAGTCACGGTGCTCAGTGATCAGACTCCAGCAACACTGTTGGAATTGCCCGTGTTTCTGTCCCCTCCAGTATACGGTAAACCCGTGCTGCCGTCGGGTTCGACATCTCCCTCGCCGTTACCGTTTCTTCACGGGTCGCTGTCCGTGGGCGCGGCGCAGCCTCAGCCGTCCTCAGAGTGTCCCGAGAAAGAGCCAGAGCCGgacggccccgccccgcccgcagATGGCGGCACCGTGGAGAGCCTGCCGCGGCCGCTCAGCCCCACCAAGCTCACGCCCATCGTGCACTCCCCGCTGCGCTACCAGAGTGATGCCGACCTGGAGGCCCTCCGCAGGAAGCTGGCCAACGCGCCCCGGCCCCTGAAGAAGCGCAGCTCCATCACGGAGCCCGAGGGCCCCGGCGGGCCCAACATCCAGAAGCTGCTCTACCAGCGTTTCAACACCCTGGCTGGCGGCATGGAGGGCACCCCCTTCTACCAGCCCAGCCCCTCACAGGACTTCATGGGCACCTTGGCCGACGTGGACAATGGCAACACCAATGCCAATGGCAACCTGGAAgagcccacccctgcccagtcCACAGCCCCACTCCCTGACGAGCCTGCCCCTTCGTCAGATGCCAACGACAATGAGTTACCGTCCCCTGAGCCAGAGAAGCTCATCTGTCCCCAAACTACCCACCAAACCGCAGAGCCTGCGGAGGACAATAACAACAACGTGGCCACAGTCCCTTCCACGGAACAGGTCCCAAGTCCTGTGGCTGAGGCGCCATCCCCAGGGGAAGAGCAAGTTCCTCCATCGTCTCTTCCCCTTGTCCACCCTCCTGCAGCCTCCACGGTGGGTGTCCTTGCTGGCCCAGCGCCTGGCCTTCCTGGTCATCGTGCAGCCATGACCTCGGGGACACTTCCCTCGTGTTAGGATGTGTTGGGAGCAGTAGGAGCCCAGAATGTCCCTGTCCCAGACCCCTGAGTTGGGCCTAGTGGGGGGAACAGAAGTCACGTGCCACACAGATAGCTGCGGCCCAAAGGAGCCTTTCCCAGGCGACTAGTCCGGGAGCTCTAGGCGGCTTTCctgtggaaggggaggcagagagaagaaccCTCTAGACAGAGGGCCCCTGCTGGGAGGTCAGTGTtgatggagcagagagagagtCTTCAATGAGGTCCTCTCTGCTGGGGTCTGGTGCCTTGGCAGGAATGGTGCCTGTGGAATGTCGGTAGGAACGAGCTGCTGCCCCCCTGGGGCTGGCACCAGGTTCAGCAGCTTGGCAGTCACGTTCCACACTCCTTCCCTCGGGGAATGGCTGGCAGCCTAGACGCAGCCTCGGTCCCTGGGAGTATAAGCCAGGGGCTCCTGCCCGGCCGGTGCTCTCCTGCGGAGCAAGCTTTGGGCGGCAGTCGGCACTGGTGGCCGGGCCGTCCCCTGGGGTGGCCGCCCAGGCGCTGGCGCTGCTGCTCTCGGGCTGCTCTCGTCGAGCCTGTCCCTTCAGCTTCAGCTCCTGCCACGCCGTCCCACCCAGGGCTTGCTTCTTGGGCTCCCCTCGCCTTGGGAGGTCGCCTTGAAACTGACAGCGTGCTTCATCCTCATTCCCAACAGAGCAAACGGACCAACTTGAAGAAGCCCAACTCCGAGCGGACAGGGCACGGCCTGAGAGTCCGATTTAACCCCCTGGCACTGCTCCTAGATGCTTCTCTGGAGGGAGAGTTTGACCTGGTGCAAAGGGTCATCTACGAGGTGAGCTGCGGCGGCCCACCACCGCGCGTGCCGGAGGGGCCGGGCGAGGCTCTCACGTGCCATGTGTTCTAGGTGGAAGATCCCAGCAAGCCCAACGATGAAGGCATCACCCCCCTGCACAACGCCGTCTGTGCCGGCCACCACCACATCGTGAAGTTCCTGCTGGACTTCGGGGTCAACGTGAACGCTGCTGACAGTGATGGATGGTGAGGCCCCCATGGGGGTGGGGTTGAGAGGGTCGCTTTCCGACTTGCCAAACGGAAGACATGCGTGTTCTAGACAGTTTGGAGGTAtggaagagagagagcaagaacaTCTGTCATTTCATCCCTGAGAGGCACCTGGCGTCAGCGTCCCTTTGCATGTCTTCGCAGCCTTTCCTTTCGTCACCTTGTTAGGGACATAGCTGTGGCTGTTTTCTGTGTGTGCCCAGTTGTCAACACTGTGACCCAAGCATTCTGCTAGtcagttttcctcttttcataCATTCTATATGAAATGTGTGAATTCTGTGTTCCATATGAAAAGTAAACTCGGCAGTTCCCTTTTGTCAGACACCGAGCTGgtgtctttcttttcctcttgcctTCAGGAACAGGCCCCTGCTCCCCCGCAGGGGTTATTTTGAACTTGTAGACAGCTGTCATTCTGCTGTATTTGAGTTGTGGTAAAGcacatataaaattttaccatGTTATCACATGTAAATATACATTGCAGTGTGTTATGTACATGTACATTGCTATGTGATGAACATCTATTTATAGGCCATTTCTTATTACAtgtccccctttttaaaaaatttacgtGTGATCCAAAACAACTTGTTAGTAGAAATCATGCCATTAAAACTATACAgaagtggccgggcgcggtggctcatgactgtaatcctggcactctgggaggctgaggcaggaggatcacatgagcccaggagttggaggttgctgtgagctacgatcgCGCCTGTGAAgaaactgcactctagcccagcctgggcaagatcaggccatctcaaaaaaaaaaaaaaaaaaacccagaggcTTGCCTGGCACACAAGCGCAGCACCCTCCGGGAGTGCTGCTCAGAGGGTCGCTTCCCACGGGGGCAGGCAGCCTGGGCAGCGCCAGACCCACACCGTCCCACCCACTCTGCTTCCAGGACGCCGCTGCACTGTGCCGCTTCCTGTAACAGCGTTCACCTCTGCAAACAGCTGGTGGAGAGCGGCGCCGCCATTTTTGCCTCGACCATCAGTGACATCGAAACTGCAGCGGACAAGTGTGAGGAGATGGAGGAGGGCTACATTCAGTGCTC encodes:
- the PPP1R13B gene encoding apoptosis-stimulating of p53 protein 1 isoform X2; protein product: MILTVFLSNNEQILTEVPITPETTCRDVVEFCKEPGEGSCHLAEVWRGNERPIPFDHMMYEHLQKWGPRREEVKFFLRHEDSPTESSEQGGRQTQEQRTQRSVINVPGEKRTENGVGNPRVELTLSELQDMAARQQQQIENQQQMLVAKEQRLHFLKQQERRQQQSISENEKLQKLKERVEAQENKLKKIRAMRGQVDYSKIMNGNLSAEIERFSAMFQEKKQEVQTAILRVDQLSQQLEDLKKGKLNGFQSYNGKLTGPAAVELKRLYQELQIRNQLNQEQNSKLQQQKELLNKRNMEVAMMDKRISELRERLYGKKIQLNRVNGTSSPQSPLSTSGRVAAVGPYIQVPSAGSYPVPGDPIKPQSLTIASNAAHGRSKSNGHSKPRVTSSWTVSDLDVGPDCGSSQHSASPFINPNDGNWPTLKQNSSSSVKPTQMASADWKDPGMEGTLRQGTISSQPLPFSALGATEKPGIEIGKVPPPIPGGGKQLPPSYGTHPSPTPLGPGSTSSLERKKEGSLPRPGAGLPGRQKPGPLPPTGSASQPGSSQQIQQRISVPPSPTYPAGPPAFPAGDSKPELPLTVAIRPFLADKGSRPQSPRKGPQTVNSSSIYSMYLQQATPPKNYQPAAHSTLNKSVKAVYGKPVLPSGSTSPSPLPFLHGSLSVGAAQPQPSSECPEKEPEPDGPAPPADGGTVESLPRPLSPTKLTPIVHSPLRYQSDADLEALRRKLANAPRPLKKRSSITEPEGPGGPNIQKLLYQRFNTLAGGMEGTPFYQPSPSQDFMGTLADVDNGNTNANGNLEEPTPAQSTAPLPDEPAPSSDANDNELPSPEPEKLICPQTTHQTAEPAEDNNNNVATVPSTEQVPSPVAEAPSPGEEQVPPSSLPLVHPPAASTSKRTNLKKPNSERTGHGLRVRFNPLALLLDASLEGEFDLVQRVIYEVEDPSKPNDEGITPLHNAVCAGHHHIVKFLLDFGVNVNAADSDGWTPLHCAASCNSVHLCKQLVESGAAIFASTISDIETAADKCEEMEEGYIQCSQFLYGVQEKLGVMNKGMVYALWDYEAQNSDELSFHEGDALTILRRKDESETEWWWARLGDREGYVPKNLLGLYPRIKPRQRTLA
- the PPP1R13B gene encoding apoptosis-stimulating of p53 protein 1 isoform X1 produces the protein MMPMILTVFLSNNEQILTEVPITPETTCRDVVEFCKEPGEGSCHLAEVWRGNERPIPFDHMMYEHLQKWGPRREEVKFFLRHEDSPTESSEQGGRQTQEQRTQRSVINVPGEKRTENGVGNPRVELTLSELQDMAARQQQQIENQQQMLVAKEQRLHFLKQQERRQQQSISENEKLQKLKERVEAQENKLKKIRAMRGQVDYSKIMNGNLSAEIERFSAMFQEKKQEVQTAILRVDQLSQQLEDLKKGKLNGFQSYNGKLTGPAAVELKRLYQELQIRNQLNQEQNSKLQQQKELLNKRNMEVAMMDKRISELRERLYGKKIQLNRVNGTSSPQSPLSTSGRVAAVGPYIQVPSAGSYPVPGDPIKPQSLTIASNAAHGRSKSNGHSKPRVTSSWTVSDLDVGPDCGSSQHSASPFINPNDGNWPTLKQNSSSSVKPTQMASADWKDPGMEGTLRQGTISSQPLPFSALGATEKPGIEIGKVPPPIPGGGKQLPPSYGTHPSPTPLGPGSTSSLERKKEGSLPRPGAGLPGRQKPGPLPPTGSASQPGSSQQIQQRISVPPSPTYPAGPPAFPAGDSKPELPLTVAIRPFLADKGSRPQSPRKGPQTVNSSSIYSMYLQQATPPKNYQPAAHSTLNKSVKAVYGKPVLPSGSTSPSPLPFLHGSLSVGAAQPQPSSECPEKEPEPDGPAPPADGGTVESLPRPLSPTKLTPIVHSPLRYQSDADLEALRRKLANAPRPLKKRSSITEPEGPGGPNIQKLLYQRFNTLAGGMEGTPFYQPSPSQDFMGTLADVDNGNTNANGNLEEPTPAQSTAPLPDEPAPSSDANDNELPSPEPEKLICPQTTHQTAEPAEDNNNNVATVPSTEQVPSPVAEAPSPGEEQVPPSSLPLVHPPAASTSKRTNLKKPNSERTGHGLRVRFNPLALLLDASLEGEFDLVQRVIYEVEDPSKPNDEGITPLHNAVCAGHHHIVKFLLDFGVNVNAADSDGWTPLHCAASCNSVHLCKQLVESGAAIFASTISDIETAADKCEEMEEGYIQCSQFLYGVQEKLGVMNKGMVYALWDYEAQNSDELSFHEGDALTILRRKDESETEWWWARLGDREGYVPKNLLGLYPRIKPRQRTLA
- the PPP1R13B gene encoding apoptosis-stimulating of p53 protein 1 isoform X3 encodes the protein MMPMILTVFLSNNEQILTEVPITPETTCRDVVEFCKEPGEGSCHLAEVWRGNERPIPFDHMMYEHLQKWGPRREEVKFFLRHEDSPTESSEQGGRQTQEQRTQRSVINVPGEKRTENGVGNPRVELTLSELQDMAARQQQQIENQQQMLVAKEQRLHFLKQQERRQQQSISENEKLQKLKERVEAQENKLKKIRAMRGQVDYSKIMNGNLSAEIERFSAMFQEKKQEVQTAILRVDQLSQQLEDLKKGKLNGFQSYNGKLTGPAAVELKRLYQELQIRNQLNQEQNSKLQQQKELLNKRNMEVAMMDKRISELRERLYGKKIQLNRVNGTSSPQSPLSTSGRVAAVGPYIQVPSAGSYPVPGDPIKPQSLTIASNAAHGRSKSTNDGNWPTLKQNSSSSVKPTQMASADWKDPGMEGTLRQGTISSQPLPFSALGATEKPGIEIGKVPPPIPGGGKQLPPSYGTHPSPTPLGPGSTSSLERKKEGSLPRPGAGLPGRQKPGPLPPTGSASQPGSSQQIQQRISVPPSPTYPAGPPAFPAGDSKPELPLTVAIRPFLADKGSRPQSPRKGPQTVNSSSIYSMYLQQATPPKNYQPAAHSTLNKSVKAVYGKPVLPSGSTSPSPLPFLHGSLSVGAAQPQPSSECPEKEPEPDGPAPPADGGTVESLPRPLSPTKLTPIVHSPLRYQSDADLEALRRKLANAPRPLKKRSSITEPEGPGGPNIQKLLYQRFNTLAGGMEGTPFYQPSPSQDFMGTLADVDNGNTNANGNLEEPTPAQSTAPLPDEPAPSSDANDNELPSPEPEKLICPQTTHQTAEPAEDNNNNVATVPSTEQVPSPVAEAPSPGEEQVPPSSLPLVHPPAASTSKRTNLKKPNSERTGHGLRVRFNPLALLLDASLEGEFDLVQRVIYEVEDPSKPNDEGITPLHNAVCAGHHHIVKFLLDFGVNVNAADSDGWTPLHCAASCNSVHLCKQLVESGAAIFASTISDIETAADKCEEMEEGYIQCSQFLYGVQEKLGVMNKGMVYALWDYEAQNSDELSFHEGDALTILRRKDESETEWWWARLGDREGYVPKNLLGLYPRIKPRQRTLA
- the PPP1R13B gene encoding apoptosis-stimulating of p53 protein 1 isoform X4, whose translation is MMILTVFLSNNEQILTEVPITPETTCRDVVEFCKEPGEGSCHLAEVWRGNERPIPFDHMMYEHLQKWGPRREEVKFFLRHEDSPTESSEQGGRQTQEQRTQRSVINVPGEKRTENGVGNPRVELTLSELQDMAARQQQQIENQQQMLVAKEQRLHFLKQQERRQQQSISENEKLQKLKERVEAQENKLKKIRAMRGQVDYSKIMNGNLSAEIERFSAMFQEKKQEVQTAILRVDQLSQQLEDLKKGKLNGFQSYNGKLTGPAAVELKRLYQELQIRNQLNQEQNSKLQQQKELLNKRNMEVAMMDKRISELRERLYGKKIQLNRVNGTSSPQSPLSTSGRVAAVGPYIQVPSAGSYPVPGDPIKPQSLTIASNAAHGRSKSNGHSKPRVTSSWTVSDLDVGPDCGSSQHSASPFINPNDGNWPTLKQNSSSSVKPTQMASADWKDPGMEGTLRQGTISSQPLPFSALGATEKPGIEIGKVPPPIPGGGKQLPPSYGTHPSPTPLGPGSTSSLERKKEGSLPRPGAGLPGRQKPGPLPPTGSASQPGSSQQIQQRISVPPSPTYPAGPPAFPAGDSKPELPLTVAIRPFLADKGSRPQSPRKGPQTVNSSSIYSMYLQQATPPKNYQPAAHSTLNKSVKAVYGKPVLPSGSTSPSPLPFLHGSLSVGAAQPQPSSECPEKEPEPDGPAPPADGGTVESLPRPLSPTKLTPIVHSPLRYQSDADLEALRRKLANAPRPLKKRSSITEPEGPGGPNIQKLLYQRFNTLAGGMEGTPFYQPSPSQDFMGTLADVDNGNTNANGNLEEPTPAQSTAPLPDEPAPSSDANDNELPSPEPEKLICPQTTHQTAEPAEDNNNNVATVPSTEQVPSPVAEAPSPGEEQVPPSSLPLVHPPAASTSKRTNLKKPNSERTGHGLRVRFNPLALLLDASLEGEFDLVQRVIYEVEDPSKPNDEGITPLHNAVCAGHHHIVKFLLDFGVNVNAADSDGWTPLHCAASCNSVHLCKQLVESGAAIFASTISDIETAADKCEEMEEGYIQCSQFLYGVQEKLGVMNKGMVYALWDYEAQNSDELSFHEGDALTILRRKDESETEWWWARLGDREGYVPKNLLGLYPRIKPRQRTLA